CTGGGTGAAAGAATAACATCAGCCGATGACGTATAGGTAAGAACACAGGAAGGATAGCCAATAGCAGCAAAATACTAGCAGCAAAATGAGCCAACAGCAGCTTTCACGATTCAATATCAACACATCACTATACAAAGCAACAAGAGGAATACGTCCAATGGAACGGATACGAAGGAGTAGAAGATCATGAGCGAAAGTACGGATAAGCAGCAATCCAACCGATTCTGGCAGGCTTCTCTGGAAGAGTTGAAGCAGGGATATATGGAGGATCGGCAGGTAGGACCGTTTGGCGGCTTTGTCTGTCTGATCGACGGACAAGTATTTGAAAAAGGGCGAATCTATGAGCAGGATGGATATTTTTACGAAGCAGAGCGTTTTATGCAGCAGCATATTCGGACGAAATATGTGTCAATGTTTCATTATTTGCTCACCTTAAACAAAAAGCTGACCGGGTTGACCGATCTGCAATGTGAGCTGCTGCGTTCCTTTTATGAAGGCAAAAGCGATGCCGATCTAGTAGCGACACATGGCAGCAGCAAATCGACGATTCGCAATCACCGATTCGCCTTGCGGGAAAAGGCAAAGCAGGCGCGTGTGCTGCTGGCGATTATGGAGCTGCTAGAGCAGCAGAACAATGATCCGGCACCATTTATCGAGATTCATCGCACGGCGACGATGGTGGACGAGCGATATAACATTACCGAGCAGGAGAATGCGTCGATTCTAAAGCAGTATTTTAAAGAGGGATTGGATGGAGCATTATTCGAATTCCCACGCAAGGAGAAGCGCAAGATCGCGATCCTGCGCCATCTGATGAAGCGGTTTACAAGCGGACGGCAATATACAGAAAAAGAGGTCAACGAGCAGCTATCTGCGGCGTATGCCGACTATGTAACGCTGCGCCGTTATTTGATCGAATATGGCTTTATGGATCGTCAGGAAGACGGTAGCGCCTACTGGGTTAAGGAATAACAGAACACAATCAGGTAGAAGTAGAAGTAGAAGTAGAAGTAGAAGTAGAAGTAGAAGTAGAAGTAGAAGTAGAAGTAGAAGTAGAAGTAGAAGTAGAAGTAGAAGTAGCCCTAGAACAATATGCCTTTCGTATAGTCAGCCCGTCAACATATTCACTGACGACTCGGAGGCTTTTTCAAACATCGTCACGAAACCATGCCTTGGGATTCCAGCATGAAGTCTATCCATTCCATCTTCACAAGCTATCTCACAACAACAAACCCCACATTTCCCGTATAACAGGAAACGTGGGGTTTATTTGGCTCTCTTTGCTTTGCACAAACGCAGCAAGTAATGGAATCGATACCAACCGCATATGCCGGTGGAGCCAGCCGAAGCTGCTGCCGTCATTCCTGGCGTTTGTTAGTTACCCGTGAAGCGCTTGCTTAGTTGTGAAGCGGAAGAAAACGAAGGATTAGCGCTCGTAATTCGCGGAACGAAGTTCCTTTTGAATTTGGCATACCCGGCTTTGCGAGATGCCCAGAATGCGTGCCAACTCGTTCTGGGTGGCACCCGGATTTTCTTGCATGGCAGTTTCGACTTTGGTCAGCATTTCCCCCCGTTTGCTGCGTGATTTTCTCAATGATGACTGTAAATTACGATTCACAGCAGGTATTTCGGTCACTTCCTCCAGCGGAATATGCTGGGATTCATCGCCCATCTGTCCGGCACATTCGCCGCAGATAAATTGATCCTTGTAATAGACCAGATCATCAAAGCTGCCACAAAAAATGCACTGAATACCTTTGTGCTTACGGAAAATGATTTCTTTCTCCGTAATAAAGAACTCCATAGGATCACTGATGCCGATTTCCATCGTATCCCGAATTTCTTTAGGGATTACAATTCTGCCGAGACTGTCCAACTGACGTACCATACCTGTTTTTTTCATAATAAAGGTCCTCCGCTTTGGTCAGTTTAAATTGATTAACATTAGGCGTTGCTTGTTCATTTGTACCTGTTGGCTCCAGCAGCAGGCTGCCCTTATACAAATATACAACAATATTAGCATGAAATTCACCTTTCGGAATTGGATGTTCATAAAAATAATGGAAAATGTCATAATTCATACGCTAAACTAAAATGGGTAAAAATGGATTTAACAACGAGAAGGGCAGATTTTACCTTATACAATAAGGGATTTATTAATAGAATATACGAACAGAATGGATACAATTTATATATTGCAAATTTTAAATAAATTAATAAAAATGCAATAATATGTATAAATAATGTAATCTAGATTAGGAATCAACTGGTCGTTCTAAGATTATAATGTATATAGCGTAGTAAATATACAAAAAAATGCTGTCCTTGTTAGGACAGCATCATTAATGTGAGTAATGGAGTTGCCGCCAGTGTGAATAAGGCGGATAAAATCATAGAAATACTGGAGATTGTACCGGTCAATGAACTGAGTTCAAATGCCTTCGAGGTTCCTGTTCCGTGAGCGGCGGTTCCGAACAAAATGCCGCGCGCAATTTCGCTTTCGATGCGTAGCCATTTGACGATATATGGTCCCATCATACTGCCGATCAAGCCGGTCATGATGACGAACACAGCCGTAATGGTCGGTACGCCACCGATTGCCTGCGATACGTTCATCGCAATCGGAGTAGTAATCGAGCGTGGAATAATACTGCCCATTAGATCGTGATCCAAGTGCATCATCCGCGCCAATAGTGCCGAACTGCCGAGGGCAACGATGGAGCCGAACAGGACACTTGCGACAATCTCGCCTGCATGTTTTTTGAGTGTATGCAGGTTTTTATACAATGGAATAGCAAAGGCGATCGTTGCTGGTTGTAACAGCAGAGACAACAGATGCCCGCCTTCGTTGTAATGTGTGTACGGAATACGCATGCTCAGCAGCACGATCACTAGCACGAGCGGAGTCGTCAGCAGGGGAGACAGATAGACGCGCGGGAAGCGACGGTATAGCTTTTTGGCTCCTGCGTAGACGATCAGGGTAGAGAGCAGGAATATAATACTGTTCATTCAGCGTGACGCTCCTTTCTTTTGGACATAATAGCTGCAAGTAAGCCTGAGCTTGCCATAACAAGCATAGTGCTGAAAATGACGATTGCCATAATGCGCACGCCATCCTGCTCCAACATCGGAATATAATTCATGACGCCGACCGCAGAGGGGATAAAGAAGAGCAGCAATTCTGCCAGCAGCCAGCTGGCTCCAATATCGACCCATTCCAGCTTAACGACACCGGATTGTAGTAGGATAAACAGAATAGCGATACCGAGAATGCTACCGGGAACAGGCAGGTGCAGCCAGTTCACGAGCAGATTCAACAATTGCGAGAAGCCCATCAGCACAGCGACCTGTAAAATGCCTTTCCCTATTGTTTTCATGACTAAGATCCTTCTTTCTGTATCATGCAGGCTAGATTCGCCTTGAATTTGTAATAATGAAACCGGCGCAGCCGACGCTTGAATGCTGCCAGCCATACCGGTTGATATGAAAAGTTTACATCTCTTTCTTTCATAGGTAAAATTCATATATGGCATGAAATGTATTCCGTTTTGGAATGAATCACAAATAGGACGGTAACAGGAGGGAAATGGATGGATATTCGGCATCTGGAGTATTTTATGGAAGTGGTACGGACGGGCAGTTTCACGCGAGCAGCAGAGGCGCTATTCATCACTCAGCCGACGATTAGCAAGACGATTCGCTCATTGGAGGAAGAACTGGGAGCGCCGCTGTTCAATCGGATTGGGCGTACGGTGGAGCTGACCGACGCGGGTCGAGTCATCGAGCAGCAGGCGCAAAATATTGTGAAGTCGTTTCAAAGTCTATCCTCGCAGTTGGACGATCTGCGTAATCTGAAAAGTGGTCATTTACGCATCGGATTGCCACCGATGATCGGGTCACGTTTTTTTCCGCAGATTATTGGAGAGTTTCACCAGTTATATCCGAATGTGACGATCCAATTGTTCGAGGATGGTGGGAAAAAGGTAGAGAGTGATGTAGTGAACGGATCGCTTGATATTGGCATGACTGTACTGCCGGTGGCGGAGAATGTGCTAGAGCATTTTTCGTTCCGAGAGGAAAAGTTGAATCTACTCGTGCCAACCACGCATCGTTTTGTTGGACGCAAGCAGGTGGAGATGCAGGAATTGGCGGAGGATTCCTTTATTATTTTCCGCGAGGATTTTACGCTGCATGGACGGATTATTGATTCGTGTATCAAAGCGGGCTTTCAGCCAAGAGTGATCTATGAGAGTTCGCAATGGGATCTGATTAGCGAGATGGTGGGAGCTGGGCTGGGGATTGCGCTGCTGCCGGAAACGATCTGCAATCAGATCAATCAGGAGCATCTGCACATCATCCCCGGCATTCAGCCAGTCATCCCGTGGCAGCTCGGTATGATCTGGCATCGGGAGCGGTATTTGTCGTTTGCGGCGCGGGAATGGCTGCGGTTTACGCGGGAGAAGATGCGGCAATAGGTAATAGAAGCCCGGATCGTGTCGTTACACGAAGTCCGGGCTGTTTTGTGTAAGATTGTTGCGGGCTATCTCATTATTTAAACCATGCTTTCTGCAAATTGTTGGTGAAATTCGAATCGTTCAGCGGCACATTCGCAGAGCCAAAATCGGTCGTATTCAGCGCCGTCTGTGCTGCTGGTGTCAGCTGTTCCCAGTTGATCAATGGCTGTGTACCACCTAT
The sequence above is drawn from the Paenibacillus sp. JQZ6Y-1 genome and encodes:
- a CDS encoding DUF2087 domain-containing protein; the encoded protein is MSESTDKQQSNRFWQASLEELKQGYMEDRQVGPFGGFVCLIDGQVFEKGRIYEQDGYFYEAERFMQQHIRTKYVSMFHYLLTLNKKLTGLTDLQCELLRSFYEGKSDADLVATHGSSKSTIRNHRFALREKAKQARVLLAIMELLEQQNNDPAPFIEIHRTATMVDERYNITEQENASILKQYFKEGLDGALFEFPRKEKRKIAILRHLMKRFTSGRQYTEKEVNEQLSAAYADYVTLRRYLIEYGFMDRQEDGSAYWVKE
- a CDS encoding AbrB/MazE/SpoVT family DNA-binding domain-containing protein — encoded protein: MKKTGMVRQLDSLGRIVIPKEIRDTMEIGISDPMEFFITEKEIIFRKHKGIQCIFCGSFDDLVYYKDQFICGECAGQMGDESQHIPLEEVTEIPAVNRNLQSSLRKSRSKRGEMLTKVETAMQENPGATQNELARILGISQSRVCQIQKELRSANYER
- a CDS encoding CidB/LrgB family autolysis modulator, yielding MNSIIFLLSTLIVYAGAKKLYRRFPRVYLSPLLTTPLVLVIVLLSMRIPYTHYNEGGHLLSLLLQPATIAFAIPLYKNLHTLKKHAGEIVASVLFGSIVALGSSALLARMMHLDHDLMGSIIPRSITTPIAMNVSQAIGGVPTITAVFVIMTGLIGSMMGPYIVKWLRIESEIARGILFGTAAHGTGTSKAFELSSLTGTISSISMILSALFTLAATPLLTLMMLS
- a CDS encoding CidA/LrgA family protein yields the protein MKTIGKGILQVAVLMGFSQLLNLLVNWLHLPVPGSILGIAILFILLQSGVVKLEWVDIGASWLLAELLLFFIPSAVGVMNYIPMLEQDGVRIMAIVIFSTMLVMASSGLLAAIMSKRKERHAE
- the cidR gene encoding cidABC operon transcriptional activator CidR translates to MDIRHLEYFMEVVRTGSFTRAAEALFITQPTISKTIRSLEEELGAPLFNRIGRTVELTDAGRVIEQQAQNIVKSFQSLSSQLDDLRNLKSGHLRIGLPPMIGSRFFPQIIGEFHQLYPNVTIQLFEDGGKKVESDVVNGSLDIGMTVLPVAENVLEHFSFREEKLNLLVPTTHRFVGRKQVEMQELAEDSFIIFREDFTLHGRIIDSCIKAGFQPRVIYESSQWDLISEMVGAGLGIALLPETICNQINQEHLHIIPGIQPVIPWQLGMIWHRERYLSFAAREWLRFTREKMRQ